GGAATAGCATGAGGCCAGGTGGGGGCGGTGCGCCAACAGGGGCTCTCAAGGCCAAAATTGACGGCGCTTTCGGCAGCTATGATATCTTTTGTGATGAGTTCAAAAAGGCTGCTACGACCCAGTTTGGATCGGGCTGGGCATGGCTGGTGGAAGACAGCGGCGAGCTTAGGATTGTAAAAACCGCCAATGCCGAAACGCCTATCACTCAGGATCTCAAGCCCCTTTTGACTTGTGATGTGTGGGAGCATGCTTACTATCTGGACTATCAGAACCGCCGTCCAGATTATGTGGGTGTATTCTTAAAGAATCTTCTCAATTGGGAATTTGCTCAACAGAACATAGAAAAGAAGGCTGCTTAGAGTTCTAATTGATCCGTATGGATCCGTTTAGCCAATCAAGTCTTTAAACTGGAAGAGCTTTTGGACTAGCTGGGATTTTGTGGCACACTCGTGCCTTTCCTTTAACGTCTCAATGTATCCTTCAACTGTCCGACTGGATAAGTCTAGAACATTAGCAATTTCTTTATTTGTCTTCCCTCTAAGGAGGTGTTTGACACATTTCATTTCTTGTTTCGTCAGGTAAGAGCCATTCGTTAAGTAAAACCTATTAATGTTGAATTCTTCCCTCAGCAGCCCTTTAGCT
The window above is part of the Alphaproteobacteria bacterium genome. Proteins encoded here:
- a CDS encoding superoxide dismutase encodes the protein MTIKLPDLPYAIEALEPHISGRTLEFHHGKHHQIYVTNLNNLIQETALAEASLEEIILQSSGKDDKVGIFNNAAQVWNHTFYWNSMRPGGGGAPTGALKAKIDGAFGSYDIFCDEFKKAATTQFGSGWAWLVEDSGELRIVKTANAETPITQDLKPLLTCDVWEHAYYLDYQNRRPDYVGVFLKNLLNWEFAQQNIEKKAA